In Serratia sp. FDAARGOS_506, a genomic segment contains:
- the ihfB gene encoding integration host factor subunit beta, with amino-acid sequence MTKSELIERLAGQQSHIPAKAVEDAVKEMLEHMAATLAEGERIEIRGFGSFSLHYRAPRVGRNPKTGDKVELDGKYVPHFKPGKELRDRANIYG; translated from the coding sequence ATGACCAAGTCTGAACTTATTGAAAGACTTGCTGGCCAGCAATCTCATATTCCGGCGAAGGCCGTTGAGGATGCAGTGAAAGAGATGCTTGAGCACATGGCCGCAACGCTGGCCGAGGGCGAACGCATTGAGATCCGCGGATTCGGCAGTTTTTCTCTTCACTACCGTGCCCCGCGTGTAGGTCGCAACCCGAAAACCGGTGACAAAGTTGAGCTGGACGGCAAGTACGTTCCTCACTTCAAACCTGGCAAAGAGTTGCGTGACCGCGCCAATATCTATGGCTAG